Proteins found in one Lachancea thermotolerans CBS 6340 chromosome C complete sequence genomic segment:
- the SWD2 gene encoding WD-repeat containing protein SWD2 (highly similar to uniprot|P36104 Saccharomyces cerevisiae YKL018W SWD2 Subunit of the COMPASS complex which methylates histone H3 on lysine 4 and is required in transcriptional silencing near telomeres), with amino-acid sequence MSLDISRETLLGFKAVKTFKPGENEVAPVTSLSFDDHGRYLLAASANDNMHLYDAMNCRFLNTIASKKYGCHSAKFTHAQNECVYSSTMKSFDIRHLNLETNQYLRYFTGHGALVSDIQISPLNDTFLSASYDESVRLWDMRVSKAQAIVPSLVPNCIAYDPSGLVFALGNPENCEIGLYNLRQLKNGPFLVIKVHPSFNQWSKIEFSNDGKYILLASSAGKQVILDAFDGSQLFELAGTKSFPLREFMDAGSACFTPDGRFTLSTDYAGKIALFNHADSISGRTLKPCGSINAAPESCPRSIAFNPKYSMFVTADESVDLYVYDKPI; translated from the coding sequence ATGTCTCTGGATATTAGCAGAGAGACACTTTTGGGGTTCAAGGCCGTGAAAACGTTCAAACCGGGCGAGAATGAGGTAGCACCGGTGACATCGCTGAGCTTCGACGATCACGGAAGATACTTACTGGCTGCATCGGCAAATGACAACATGCACCTGTATGACGCTATGAACTGCCGCTTCTTGAACACGATCGCATCAAAGAAGTATGGATGTCATTCAGCAAAGTTCACGCATGCGCAAAACGAGTGCGTGTACTCGTCCACTATGAAAAGCTTCGACATTAGACACCTTAACCTTGAGACGAACCAGTACCTGCGGTACTTCACGGGACACGGTGCTCTTGTAAGTGATATACAGATTAGCCCACTTAACGACACGTTTTTGTCAGCGTCATACGATGAGTCTGTTAGACTGTGGGATATGCGTGTCTCGAAAGCACAGGCTATCGTGCCGAGCCTTGTCCCCAATTGCATTGCGTACGACCCCAGTGGGCTTGTGTTTGCCCTAGGAAATCCCGAAAACTGTGAAATTGGTCTTTATAACCTCAGGCAGCTGAAAAACGGGCCCTTTCTAGTCATCAAGGTTCACCCGTCTTTCAACCAGTGGTCTAAGATCGAGTTTTCTAACGACGGCAAATATATATTATTGGCATCTTCCGCAGGAAAACAGGTTATTTTAGATGCGTTTGACGGCAGTCAGCTTTTCGAGCTGGCGGGAACGAAGTCTTTTCCACTCCGAGAGTTTATGGATGCAGGCTCTGCTTGTTTCACGCCCGACGGACGCTTCACTTTAAGCACAGATTACGCTGGCAAGATCGCGTTATTTAATCATGCTGACTCCATAAGTggaagaactttgaaaccTTGCGGGTCAATTAACGCAGCTCCCGAAAGTTGCCCCCGATCCATTGCATTCAACCCTAAATACAGCATGTTTGTCACCGCTGATGAAAGCGTTGATCTATATGTTTATGATAAGCCTATATAA
- the PUT3 gene encoding Put3p (similar to uniprot|P25502 Saccharomyces cerevisiae YKL015W PUT3 Positive regulator of PUT (proline utilization) genes zinc-finger transcription factor of the Zn(2)-Cys(6) binuclear cluster domain type): MMQEVNSVAMEDAGLDQPTEYLPSASYEGVVSDSDEMSSRTSKRRIKRSGLACVRCRRRHAKCSGEKPCSTCVAANIACEYMEPNKKLVVSMKYLQKLQSDLAEMKRENIKLQASVKNIAPQDAAEAGPSNRPSDVKFHKNTVDQSTLGSSSAASASSRAATTDDEEIVPNFTERRGRLVASRTGQQYFVGSSSMTLFGMEIQSLIPKRLASRKRDGRELTSLEVDGTPRAPVQPIDEILQEEGNAYKIVLSKNDGTNDISVNFSLPSYSYAILLVDTFVTYNDGCFYFFNEGIVKEQLKAVYEGGTALPDHTLQTIWFCKVLLIFATGEMYLGTANNMNGSKLPSKAGAKLPGSGFFEQASKIFSCLFSSGRIENVTKPGGLEVMLLYAFYLQVADCTVASYFYFGQALRACLIMGWHVDAQRDSITRFELEHRRRLWWTVYMFERMLSSKAGLPLSFTDETITTELPDDFDMSSPPAGCEHYIFPEAEYITNCVKITQINAQILNKLYQRQPGSNILPVLKEIVLQLIEWRRTLSGFLQADFQRKDFKISRLSTNIFTEYFQGMNLAIRPLLFHFASIQLKRSETSDTYINLQDYSPTISALLNCSLQASINTIRSLWYLKLQNMVALFGYMDREYLFTAACTLVLFNAAFGIHDQTAEHLDHALLTFTKMRNLGNNPAGHRRAQLLRLMSSLDFKGSMKELIQNHVDDLRPDAQFENHGDKEAEIVSYVSTESDVVRISPSASVSLEGDFRADSPKEGEIVRENNASTFEPFSLDSKSDIQKFLAGLENVDTSENELWKEISHQAMWLGNAMDPTGPVGDEDTTGGLNFFE; the protein is encoded by the coding sequence ATGATGCAGGAAGTCAACTCGGTAGCCATGGAAGATGCAGGGTTGGACCAGCCGACGGAGTATCTGCCGAGCGCCAGCTATGAGGGTGTTGTGTCGGACTCCGACGAGATGAGCAGCAGGACGTCGAAACGGCGCATCAAAAGATCGGGGCTGGCGTGCGTGCGGTGCAGGCGACGGCACGCCAAGTGCAGTGGTGAGAAGCCCTGCAGTACATGTGTAGCGGCCAACATAGCGTGCGAGTACATGGAGCCTAACAAGAAACTGGTCGTTTCCATGAAGTACCTGCAGAAACTGCAGTCCGATCTCGCGGAAATGAAAAGAGAGAACATCAAGCTGCAGGCCTCGGTTAAGAATATAGCACCGCAAGACGCCGCGGAGGCTGGCCCTTCGAACAGGCCCTCGGACGTCAAGTTTCATAAAAATACTGTCGACCAAAGCACTCTCGGATCGTCGAGCGCAGCTTCCGCTTCCTCTCGCGCAGCCACTACCGATGACGAGGAAATTGTTCCCAATTTCACAGAGCGACGCGGGAGGCTGGTCGCGTCCCGCACCGGCCAACAGTATTTCGTGGGATCTTCATCTATGACCTTGTTCGGAATGGAGATCCAATCGCTCATACCCAAAAGGCTGGCTTCACGAAAGCGTGACGGCAGAGAGTTGACATCGCTGGAGGTGGATGGCACCCCTAGAGCGCCCGTTCAGCCTATAGACGAGATTCTTCAGGAAGAAGGAAACGCTTATAAGATCGTGCTGTCCAAGAACGATGGTACCAATGACATTAGCGTCAATTTTTCGCTTCCTTCTTACTCTTATGCCATATTGCTAGTTGACACCTTTGTTACCTACAACGACGGATGCTTTTACTTCTTTAACGAAGGCATTGTCAAAGAACAACTGAAAGCCGTTTATGAGGGCGGCACAGCCCTTCCAGACCACACCCTGCAAACCATATGGTTTTGCAAGGTACTGCTGATATTCGCCACTGGAGAAATGTACCTAGGCACCGCCAATAATATGAACGGCAGCAAACTGCCTTCCAAAGCGGGGGCCAAACTCCCTGGTTCTGGTTTCTTCGAACAAGCGTCGAAGATCTTCAGCTGTCTTTTCTCAAGCGGAAGAATAGAGAATGTCACAAAACCCGGCGGCCTTGAGGTTATGTTGCTGTACGCCTTTTATCTTCAGGTTGCGGACTGCACAGTCGCATCTTATTTCTACTTTGGCCAAGCTTTAAGAGCATGCCTCATAATGGGTTGGCATGTGGATGCACAAAGGGACAGCATTACAcgttttgaacttgaacaCCGGAGGCGTCTGTGGTGGACCGTTTACATGTTCGAAAGAATGTTGAGTAGCAAGGCAGGCTTGCCTTTGAGTTTTACCGACGAAACAATCACTACAGAGCTTCCCGATGATTTTGACATGAGCTCTCCACCTGCAGGCTGTGAGCATTACATATTTCCTGAGGCTGAATACATCACTAATTGTGTCAAAATAACACAGATCAACGCTCAAATTCTGAATAAACTCTACCAGAGACAACCAGGTAGCAACATTCTTCCAGTTCTGAAAGAGATAGTGCTACAGCTGATTGAATGGAGAAGAACGCTATCTGggtttcttcaagctgatTTCCAGCGGAAGGATTTTAAAATCTCAAGGTTATCAACCAATATTTTCACAGAGTACTTCCAGGGCATGAACCTAGCCATACGGCCTTTATTATTTCACTTCGCCTCAATCCAACTCAAGCGCTCAGAGACTTCAGACACCTACATCAATTTGCAAGATTACTCACCAACCATCTCTGCCCTCTTAAACTGTTCTTTGCAGGCTTCCATCAACACAATCCGTTCTTTATGGTACCTCAAGCTCCAGAACATGGTCGCTCTTTTTGGCTACATGGATAGGGAGTACTTGTTCACCGCAGCGTGTACATTGGTACTGTTCAACGCGGCTTTTGGTATTCACGATCAAACTGCAGAACATCTGGATCATGCGCTACTAACATTTACAAAGATGAGAAACTTGGGAAATAACCCTGCCGGACACCGGCGTGCTCAGCTATTGAGGCTCATGAGCAGTTTGGATTTTAAAGGATCCATGAAAGAACTAATTCAAAACCACGTCGATGACTTAAGGCCAGACGCGCAATTCGAAAATCATGGTGACAAGGAAGCCGAGATTGTCTCCTATGTGTCCACCGAATCAGATGTTGTGAGAATTAGTCCCTCTGCTTCAGTTTCCCTTGAAGGAGATTTTAGAGCCGACTCACCAAAGGAAGGTGAAATAGTCCGGGAGAACAACGCAAGTACGTTTGAACCATTTTCCTTAGATAGCAAAAGCGACATACAGAAATTTCTGGCTGGTCTTGAAAATGTGGACACGAGTGAAAACGAGCTTTGGAAGGAAATTTCTCACCAGGCAATGTGGCTAGGCAACGCCATGGACCCAACCGGCCCAGTAGGCGACGAAGATACAACTGGTGGtctcaatttttttgagtAA
- the HCS1 gene encoding ATP-dependent 5'-3' DNA helicase HCS1 (similar to uniprot|P34243 Saccharomyces cerevisiae YKL017C HCS1 Hexameric DNA polymerase alpha- associated DNA helicase A involved in lagging strand DNA synthesis contains single-stranded DNA stimulated ATPase and dATPase activities replication protein A stimulates helicase and ATPase activities): MNKVIGERFLECIAHEQSQDTELTARLLETLPLSQLVSKGLAINHLTLQNVRSGLAGRLYVELGPDTAIDQEIIRGDVRNGDLVVIRPSGAKKDAFSCEGVVTKCSEKCITVAVDEAQEKDALNLYSSLRLYLLKTTNTITYKRMQSTLRKLCEFDGVPQNEVIQYLLDAPVFTSQTQPLKVDFFNPDLNTSQKKAIEFSLQNRISIIHGPPGTGKTHTVVELVHQLYNKGQRVLVCGPSNIAVDTILERLAKVMPGESLLRIGHPARLLESNLSHSLEVLSKSGDAGAITKDISKEIDDTIASIKKLKSYKQRKEQWKEVRELRKELKLREKKVISDLVLSARVVVSTLHGSSARELVDCYKHTDHIFDTLIIDEVSQSLEPQCWIPLIAHYKSDIQKLVLAGDDKQLPPTIKTEDNTKVKNTLGTTLFDRLVKKYGDSFRNLLDTQYRMNSEIMEFSSIKMYDGKLKAADSVASWTLVDLPATECNENTEVPLIWYDTQAGDFPERAEDQDSGSLVSSKYNENEAFLALHHVTSLIDSNVPQECIGIISPYNAQVAFLKKTVHPQYPLVEISTVDGFQGREKEVIILSLVRSNDKFEVGFLSDQRRLNVAMTRPKKQLCVIGNMETLERSGIEYLKDWVRWSEEHSEIRYPDLSEIL; this comes from the coding sequence ATGAACAAGGTGATCGGCGAGAGATTCCTCGAGTGCATCGCTCATGAGCAGTCCCAGGATACGGAGCTTACGGCGCGATTGCTGGAGACCCTGCCTCTTTCTCAGTTAGTATCCAAAGGGCTCGCAATAAACCATCTAACGCTGCAGAATGTCAGAAGTGGGCTCGCTGGTAGGCTATACGTGGAACTGGGCCCTGACACAGCCATTGACCAAGAGATTATCCGTGGCGACGTCAGAAATGGAGACTTGGTAGTCATCCGGCCCTCTGGCGCCAAGAAGGACGCGTTCAGTTGTGAAGGCGTGGTTACCAAGTGCAGCGAGAAGTGTATCACAGTTGCAGTAGATGAAGCTCAGGAGAAAGATGCACTAAACCTTTATAGTAGCTTGCGGCTGTACCTGCTCAAGACGACGAACACCATCACATACAAACGAATGCAGTCGACTCTGCGCAAACTCTGCGAGTTTGACGGCGTGCCACAAAACGAAGTCATTCAGTATTTGCTCGACGCTCCTGTTTTCACTTCACAGACGCAACCGCTCAAGGtagacttcttcaacccTGATCTCAATACATCCCAGAAAAAGGCTATTgagttttctttgcaaaatAGAATAAGCATTATCCATGGCCCTCCCGGCACCGGCAAGACGCATACGGTTGTTGAGCTAGTTCACCAGCTATATAATAAGGGGCAACGAGTTTTGGTCTGCGGTCCTTCAAACATCGCGGTAGATACGATTCTGGAACGTTTGGCCAAAGTAATGCCAGGCGAGTCGCTTCTGCGGATCGGACATCCTGCTCGTCTCTTGGAAAGTAACCTCAGCCACTCCCTTGAGGTCCTGTCAAAATCTGGTGACGCAGGCGCCATCACCAAAGACATATCCAAAGAAATCGACGATACTATCGCCtccatcaagaagcttAAGTCATacaagcaaagaaaagagCAGTGGAAAGAGGTAAGAGAGCTACGGAAGGAGCTTAAGCTGCGAGAAAAAAAGGTTATTTCTGATTTGGTTCTTTCCGCTCGCGTTGTCGTGTCAACCCTTCATGGATCTAGTGCTCGCGAACTTGTTGATTGTTACAAGCACACCGACCATATTTTTGATACACTTATAATAGACGAAGTTTCACAAAGTTTGGAACCACAGTGCTGGATCCCTTTGATAGCACACTACAAATCGGACATCCAGAAACTCGTCCTGGCTGGCGATGATAAGCAGTTGCCCCCAACAATAAAAACTGAGGACAATACTAAGGTTAAAAACACCTTGGGAACAACACTGTTTGACAGGTTGGTGAAGAAGTACGGCGACAGCTTTCGGAACCTGTTGGACACCCAGTACCGTATGAACTCCGAAATAATGGAGTTTTCATCCATAAAGATGTATGACGGTAAGCTGAAAGCAGCAGATTCAGTGGCGTCCTGGACATTGGTCGATTTGCCCGCTACTGAGTGTAATGAGAATACCGAAGTTCCGTTGATTTGGTATGATACACAGGCAGGCGACTTTCCAGAGAGGGCAGAAGACCAAGACTCTGGAAGCTTGGTTTCGTCCAAGTATAACGAAaatgaagcttttcttgctctcCATCACGTAACAAGCCTGATAGACAGTAATGTGCCACAAGAATGTATTGGAATTATATCTCCTTATAATGCGCAGGTTGCATttctcaagaaaacagtCCACCCGCAATACCCTCTCGTTGAAATATCTACTGTTGATGGTTTCcaaggaagagaaaaagaagttaTTATACTGTCCTTAGTTCGTAGCAACGATAAGTTCGAGGTAGGATTTCTTTCTGACCAAAGGCGTCTTAACGTGGCAATGACTAGGCCCAAAAAGCAGCTCTGTGTTATTGGTAACATGGAGACTTTAGAACGTAGCGGGATTGAATACCTTAAAGACTGGGTAAGGTGGTCCGAGGAGCATAGCGAAATTAGATACCCTGACCTGAGCGAAATCCTGTAG
- the ATP7 gene encoding F1F0 ATP synthase subunit d (highly similar to uniprot|P30902 Saccharomyces cerevisiae YKL016C ATP7 Subunit d of the stator stalk of mitochondrial F1F0 ATP synthase which is a large evolutionarily conserved enzyme complex required for ATP synthesis), with translation MSIAKSAANKLDWASVISSLKLTGKTATQLTSFKKRNDEARRKLLELQAQPTAVDFSYYRSVLKNSEVVDKIESFYKSYKPVTVDVKKQLSTIEAFESQALENAKETEKFVAQELKDLSDTLKNIESARPFDQLTVEELAKARPDIDAKVEEMVKKGRWEVPGYKEKFGDLTVM, from the coding sequence ATGTCTATCGCCAAATCTGCTGCCAACAAGCTGGACTGGGCCAGCGTGATCTCATCCCTGAAGCTCACTGGCAAGACTGCCACACAATTGacctctttcaagaagagaaacgaTGAGGCCCGCAGaaagctgctggagctgcagGCGCAGCCTACGGCCGTGGACTTCAGCTACTACCGCTCCgtcttgaagaactcggAGGTTGTGGACAAGATCGAGTCTTTCTACAAGTCCTACAAGCCCGTGACCGTGGACGTCAAGAAGCAGCTCTCGACCATTGAGGCGTTTGAGTCCCAGGCGCTCGAGAACGCCAAGGAGACCGAGAAGTTCGTCGCACAGGAGCTGAAGGATCTAAGCGACactttgaagaacatcGAGTCCGCAAGACCTTTCGACCAGCTGACCGTGGAGGAGCTGGCCAAGGCCAGACCTGACATCGACGCCAAGGTCGAGGAGATGGTCAAGAAGGGCAGATGGGAGGTTCCAGGCTACAAGGAAAAGTTCGGTGACCTTACCGTTATGTGA